The following is a genomic window from uncultured Campylobacter sp..
GTAGATAGGGCAGGTAGATCGGCCTGCGCCAGATGTTTGCAAGCTCGTTTGCGTTCATTTTTGCTCCTTTAAATTTACGAGTTAAAATTTCAAGCACGCCTTAAATTTTAAGCTCGAATCCGAAATCTCAGTTATAAAATTTTAAAATTTTGCGGCGCCGAATTTTTTCATAGCCCGCTCGCTGTATTCGGCTCGCCTGCAACTATACGGCTCGTCTTTCGGCGGCTTAAATTTAATCTAGATCGGGCGCGCCGTCGTTTAAATTTAATCCGCACCGAGCGGGCTCAAAGCCACGCACCGATAAAATTTCATTGCAAATTACTCGGCACGAGCGTCCGTCTGAAGCGGCGGAATTTTGTAAGCAAGCTAAATTTATCTTCGCGTGCCTAATCGAAATCATAATATAGGCTCCACGCGCCGCTTTGCGGGTTTTTGGCAAACATCAAGCTACCGCCGTCAATGACGTTAAGGCCCGCCTTTTCATCGCTTGAGACCTGAAAAACGAACTGATAGCCATCGCCGAAGCTCACTCCCGACTGGCAAAAGGAGGGGTAGCCGCCGAGCTTCGTGCAGTTGTGATACTCCAGCCCAGCCGTGACGTCGGAATAATAGAGCCCGACCGACCTTTTAAGCTCTAAAATTTCGTGCACGACGTCAGGCTCCAGCCCGCCGCCATCCCAGCTCGCGACATCGTCCGCGGCAAATTTTGGCTGCAAAGGAAAGGGTCTTATCTGCGAGCGCGGATTTGTAAGCTCCTTTATGACGAGCTCAGCCTCATTTTTATACTCGCGGATCGCCCACAGGCCGTCCATATTCTCATCAAATTTGCCGATGAGATCCTGCGAGATGAAGACCGTAAGCAGCTTGACGCCGTCCAAGACCTGCGGCACGTAGGGCAGCGCGGGCAGGTAAAACTGCGCCAGAGGGAGCATCGGCGCGCCGTTTTTATCCGTCGGTAGCTCCTCATCCGCCGCGCAAGCGAGCACGCGGCCGATCCAGCACTCATCGATCGCGCCTCGCGACCTCACTCCGCCCGTCTGAAAATAGGTGATTTCGCGCGCGATCTTGCGCTGCAGCTCCTTAATCTTTTCTTGCAGATCCGTTTGCATTCGCGTCCTTTTCGGTTGGAATTTTAGCGCCTTTGTGAAATTATAGCGTAAATTTTACCCGCCGCCGCGAGCTAAATTTGCAGCGTAAAGAGTTGCGAAAAGTAAGCTTAAAGCTTTTTGAGAGTAAAATTTAAACAGACCATGTAGGCGGTAAATTTAATCAAAGGAGCGAAAATGACGAAAGATCAGTGCTGCGTCCTAAAGCATTTGACGGCGGGCGAGACGGGCGGTTTTGAGAAGATAGGCGAGATGAATGACGGCGAGTTTTTGGATGCGCTTATCGGAAAAGGGCTTGTTTGGATGCTTGACTGGGCCGGCGAGGACGAGACGGGCGATGTGGGCAAATTTATCAGCTCTAGGCTAGGTGCGTTGCAAAGCGGCGTGGTCCTAGACTGCGATAAAATTTACGCGAAGCTTTCTTTTAATGCGAGACTTTTAGAATTTTAGCTTATTAGTGAGCGTGGAGGAAAAATTTGATCGAAAAAATACAGCAAATAACGATAACCAAAGATGATTTTTTAGGTATAAACTTAGACGAAATATTAAAAGACACAAAATATTTTCATGATTATAGTTCTAAATTCGCGGACTTGTGCGAGGAAAATTTTAAAAACGGGGATTTAAAAGTAAGTAAGGTATTTTATTTATTAAGGGACGCTTGCTCTATGACCTTAAAACCTAAAAGCACAAATGAGCCGTACGAAGCCGGGTGC
Proteins encoded in this region:
- a CDS encoding DUF1963 domain-containing protein; this encodes MQTDLQEKIKELQRKIAREITYFQTGGVRSRGAIDECWIGRVLACAADEELPTDKNGAPMLPLAQFYLPALPYVPQVLDGVKLLTVFISQDLIGKFDENMDGLWAIREYKNEAELVIKELTNPRSQIRPFPLQPKFAADDVASWDGGGLEPDVVHEILELKRSVGLYYSDVTAGLEYHNCTKLGGYPSFCQSGVSFGDGYQFVFQVSSDEKAGLNVIDGGSLMFAKNPQSGAWSLYYDFD